A single window of Colletes latitarsis isolate SP2378_abdomen chromosome 11, iyColLati1, whole genome shotgun sequence DNA harbors:
- the LOC143348153 gene encoding intermembrane lipid transfer protein VPS13A isoform X1, translating to MFEGAIAAFLNRLLGKYVEDLDTEQFNVGIFSGDTCLIDLKLKPEALYQLGLPIRVEVGLIGKIVLKIPWSGLFSQPIIVCIEDVYIVAVPAAYGTYNAEVQKKLMRAEKKKILEDLKEDDTYRTELFDNLLASVTKNFQISINNVHIRYEEKLNDSLCACGICIQSISVMTTNSKWKPGVCASNTNTIYQLVRAESLSIYMDHDTESSLPYNDYEWDISSFLEWKDIMHRSLQTFGMKNKEFQFLLKPFTAKIKIIIHKGNEAQMSRMLVDIVLHDVAMQVSETQYITFCRLYDSLLRAIINRPYVKYRPNETVKKCPSAWWKYVYNAVLEYNIKPYTWARVIEHRKNYRKYKETCLQSLLRPNDTELKLDLQKYEDCLTILNIVIAREHARQELKNKTIEEECQNVNAGISVQKIAESTSLIGEEQQHTNIENNKTQKVRKLSHQSINSASGRKIKLEKLPQPIDYKFNFTLANSCLSLLNNDKEILVITITQFLTSIEIQSVLSAFKVSARAESFVVEGVSLEGDLVPLITVDNVLTGNVSTNFLAVDFERNGENVDPTFDISVTLESIEVTYYHHATMEIIQFFKLNDANIQTTVLWAYKLYEYIKENFLVLVDNIVSQTLRISFKIDIKGPYIIFPEHGSIQKGGHILVMDFGDVSVSNELQATNLQLEDATLMELEELLYDRIHLEFSGAQVLFCHSGDDWRSARKRKDSEFHFIPKIQANTTISYNIRPEYHQLPRTKVNVSISSIKFNLSENKIQMIVHFLNVLLLTYQKNVEKYDNDLKLHESKKSWNKTIVSMKELKTVQRSVCLLSVITLQNKFTHVTKELLTNNVQKQKLDRSVVSSEVSEEDLELLSKTINLSGFDDNISPCNHINLLLRFAIGELSVHLITINHGREEPYLNLRLHALYLETAIMQYGPAIQFGVGSVLLVDKTNAGVTGSYLELISTEEPHEVFVVSYRKVKSTCPDFKSHFKSIERSLIMNILNVNVNLHRPALLKIKEYWYNLANTLEDNNIVGFAAKLFHSIVQWKTKEDDPPIPPGAIKLNYSARLSALVLKFCDKDLDLLEIQILGLENDCIYNANERMVLRAHLRHLSVEDLNEETLYSKLLTTDEDKVLDLKYVRHMPRLYTCSDIDTSQDDVMSDGTFKLSIGRINCVLISKILHDLKHFLTPFTSTYCLWLKNYVINKLISGIKQFKRSATKLHIFIDIQGPILLLPQWKDVSSSLLVLNTGVLSVENFFKKIDQSVQSIKTPSNDTYQLIIDNILVKLKNMTISRAIMTLSRDLIIQEPMVEPVHIHFDIKRKTEYRRAMEFQIYGLFNIQGSIDTIYINLSQRDLKSIILVWKDNISKIIPFEDAYENEPHSIMASQPKKSDHEDAMVKKLEDFLTHNENSVCEINSKLTMDGFQLNLFLDPEEVLSSPVRDLNRGLCRLIFGEMIVTYAFYSDKSLKMKLSLQSCMLQDTRKGSHVIRTIIQSPAKLIGVQPESCISVSMSPIVDIAYTCAPAGEKCLDALIQEFRINLSVPFVMHLIRYITDCFPSEQVDEGIINHGYESNNQTVSRDITSAEKDKLKYAQYFKEEPDASVSVRIHKPEILFFGDLKASNAHVILLQAEVTIESSRHSCSSSIICTFTDVRAKSRRQGNYSKHTSYWLLSPCDIEICRKEEAPECNVHYIVAVNTINVHLTADIVRTFIDILNEITSFGSNLKIEERFQSQDTNIHTNLWTPKKISNVPYKKLADDDSNLVCEYSEQVVTFTLKPLVVRLLLEIEYSTERLPIIKIESIVTASVNDWFNDFNFESSIKLNAFCYNADYKSWEPLIDLCSEDDSNYRSWELMLKMRHGEAFMINSSWTDPYQHIKQDASKTKKRSLRSTDQDITDMVFITPDHATIPKPNETELYSTYEEDSDTDDDERQRKLTRTSNYLFNNNSSGEEDTESDDSSTNEDEELELTPECNADSFGPLGRESIKSNDLAVYITVSAEDKLNVIITPNLIAVTDIILNAFQQATSGIPIILTSIQKLNLQNYIGHESRIELLAAEDEDSKNATRVIASQDFHDTDSPPSIPSSPEPEAQSVPGSPQWSENEMDFIDPDINLQNCSMPIGEIFQDDSSIRIYKTITGEVLRIVFQGFDDVLVYCPKRKGCNLIPLRPIRHEVRYHLVIEATIDNYLHRTITVRSPLQFRNETSYALGLYYKKSLLDKLGLTCIGKFTNPFDDNIRMTIIEPDSTYSIPLYIAYHFPIHILPAYLEKYQVSEEGIFWKELSTTMNLAKDICCKMKEDESNSVFCVKVSCNEVPLTIRPSCQVPNYLISIYSPLIFNNQLPFVIDVNIPIINYELKIEPGEKINMHSLNCNNDIQFVFKIPNYLGAYWTGTSKLNTNLERKFILMTADSESDLTKPFLLCIELCKITSWHIVIQSQYWMINKSGLPLFIQECHSHAINELPEEELIVFSQKNNKKSTVRLRAHQSEWSLPFGLEGITSMSLIVCKDTERGRKYQILTEIESSRLSPNFTKIITFLPYFYISNKLKRTLRFMEENDQADLWNDLLSGQSMPFWPVTESMRMRIKWRNSQLVSQHFNITHLGKTILRMDNGSAVRVEIEGGINSPFYVTFQKCMPGDIPVRIDNFCDDLFLKISQHNLGQVALINPFQSLLYTWDDPTKPRELIWNVYNNKKTGYSAKFEKDGYGQEVVPLVIVDKCNGVQSSTSSVKQLNNKSAWLETKSGSFSSSESNTCDDDIKSSKQKQSDVTIIYWVSYMESNQRVLLFTQHETVFLKAKNIIDPESSKKEIFLSFAGIGISIVTKSNEILKELVYANITNSAAHWELYFGRKWKSLSLELSAWIESKYVNFCKKAQLDNLIDIDLVKMHMTKPFFGKLRRTYSPGIWLHCRKSLSLTYLQGYVHRIQVDSQIRNTMFPVVLYSNLQKSVINYAGSHKLKHCIEFACLKQKKWNYNVYKGICVIIREFDLNLQEGFLLSLINLIPRKPETKYSIAAKLRKDVSSVHILPSNKSNYNSTVKRKNVIEHMYISPILIRLILLADTERPNIYNISDITDYKNIVKFIFEYSEKGGSEKHAEFRLPCYQRSFITVDNTELLLDLSRSYEAQIIQQFQVLIRSTTVLGNQYGYNFKSPGDNFYESNTLILCGDEIAEKLSHEVACQLGYATADTIQNSIFNFDFELRTISSKVKEPCFQNKDVPPSNPLIRTSFSTEIELETCSLVTAFINSIHQEELKYFFKTLGKKTSIFFNNESSLLKDSKMIPDIIKRAQEIGYKFISRIRLPRYINPYKGIEIFSAHKAKGMHFLSIINKNPCVEMDTYWAHAALSNDGKHIVLVSLERLYFIEKGCTWGSLNVKWTLETHQLLSPSTVVNNKLILHVNKNGGDTLSPVADWYLESEATDILEWLCQKINIAMILNMENSICSKQVV from the exons ATGTTCGAAGGTGCCATAGCGGCGTTCTTGAATAGACTTTTGGGCAAATATGTCGAAGATTTAGACACCGAACAGTTTAACGTTGGTATCTTTTCCGGTGATACCTGTCTCATCGATCTTAAATTAAAACCCGAAGCTTTG TATCAGCTTGGTCTACCCATCAGAGTAGAAGTAGGATTAATAGGAAAGATAGTTTTAAAGATACCATGGTCCGGATTATTTTCTCAACCCATTATAGTTTGCATAGAG GATGTATATATAGTAGCAGTACCTGCTGCTTATGGCACTTATAATGCAGAAGTACAAAAGAAGTTAATGAGAGCAGAGAAGAAAAAGATATTGGAAGATTTAAAAGAAGATGACACATATAGAACAG aattatTCGATAATCTATTGGCATCTGTGACAAAGAATTTTCAGATTTCTATAAATAATGTACATATTAGGTACGAAGAGAAGTTAAATGACTCTTTATGTGCTTGTGGCATCTGCATACAAAGTATATCTGTGATGACCACAAACAG TAAATGGAAACCTGGTGTCTGTGCAAGTAACACAAACACAATTTACCAATTAGTACGAGCAGAATCTCTGAGTATATATATGGATCATGACACAGAATCTTCTCTTCCATACAATGATTACGAGTGGGACATATCTAGTTTTTTAGAGTGGAAGGATATAATGCATAGATCTCTGCAAACTTTTGGCATGAAAAACAAAGAATTTCAATTTC TTCTAAAGCCTTTCACGGCAAAGATAAAAATAATCATACATAAAGGAAACGAGGCACAGATGTCTCGTATGTTGGTCGACATTGTCCTTCACGATGTAGCGATGCAAGTTTCCGAAACACAATACATTACGTTTTGTCGCCTCTATGATTCATTATTACGTGCAATTATTAATAG acCCTATGTTAAATATCGCCCAAATGAAACTGTGAAAAAATGTCCATCAGCTTGGTGGAAGTATGTCTATAATGcagttttagagtataacataaAACCCTATACTTGGGCAAGAGTGATTGAACATAGAAAGAATTATAGGAAGTACAAGGAGACATGTCTACAGAGTTTACTTCGGCCGAATGACACGGAATTAAAGCTAGATTTACAAAAATACGAAGATTGTTTAACAATATTGAATATAGTAATTGCCCGAGAACATGCTAGACaggaattgaaaaataaaaccaTTGAAGAAGAATGTCAAAATGTGAATGCTGGTATTTCTGTGCAAAAGATCGCGGAAAGCACATCTTTAATTGGAGAAGAACAACAACATACAAATATTGAGAATAACAAGACACAAAAAGTTAGAAAGTTGTCTCATCAAAGCATTAATAGCGCATCAGGAAGAaagataaaattagaaaaattaccgcAACCGATCG attataaattcaatttcacCCTAGCCAATTCTTGTTTAAGTCTGCTAAATAATGACAAAGAAATTCTCGTTATAACTATAACTCAATTTTTGACAAGCATTGAAATACAGTCTGTATTGTCTGCTTTTAAAGTATCTGCTCGAGCTGAGAGTTTCGTAGTTGAAGGTGTTTCCTTGGAAGGTGATCTAGTACCTTTAATCACAGTGGATAATGTTTTAACAG GAAATGTATCAACCAATTTCTTGGCAGTAGACTTTGAGAGAAATGGAGAAAATGTGGATCCAACTTTTGATATATCCGTAACACTGGAATCGATTGAAGTGACTTATTATCAT CATGCCACAATGGAGATAATtcagttttttaaattgaatgatGCGAATATTCAAACCACAGTTCTGTGGGCTTACAAATTGTACGAATACATAAAAGAAAACTTCTTGGTTCTGGTTGATAATATCGTTTCTCAGACGCTTCGGATTAGTTTCAAGATAGATATAAAAGGACCATACATTATATTTCCTGAACATGGATCGATACAGAA AGGCGGACATATACTTGTTATGGATTTTGGTGATGTGAGTGTGTCTAACGAACTTCAAGCAACGAACTTACAACTTGAAGATGCGACACTCATGGAATTAGAAGAATTACTGTATGATAGAATACACCTTGAATTTTCTGGAGCACAAGTTTTATTTTGTCATTCGG GAGATGATTGGAGATCTGCTAGGAAAAGAAAAGATTCCGAATTTCATTTTATACCAAAGATACAGGCAAACACAACTATATCATACAACATAAGACCGGAATACCATCAGTTACCaag GACCAAAGTGAACGTTTCAATTTCGAGTATAAAGTTTAATTTATCAGAAAATAAGATACAGATGATTGTCCATTTCCTGAATGTATTATTGTTGACGTATcaaaaaaatgttgaaaaatatGACAATGATTTAAAACTACATGAATCTAAGAAAAGTTGGAACAAGACCATCGTATCGATGAAAGAATTGAAAACTGTGCAACGCAGTGTATGTTTGTTATCGGTTATAACGTTGCAGAATAAATTTACACACGTTACGAAGGAACTTTTGACGAATAATGTGCAGAAACAAAAACTCGATAG GAGCGTTGTGTCTTCCGAGGTCAGTGAAGAAGATTTGGAATTACTCTCAAAGACTATCAATTTGTCTGGATTCGACGATAACATTTCCCCATGTAACCATATCAATCTGTTATTAAGATTTGCTATTGGAGAG TTATCAGTTCACTTGATAACGATAAATCACGGAAGAGAAGAGCCTTATTTAAACTTACGATTACATGCATTGTATCTTGAAACTGCGATAATGCAGTATGGGCCTGCTATACAATTTGGCGTGGGGTCTGTTCTTTTGGTAGACAAAACAAACGCCGGTGTAACGGGATCATATTTGGAATTAATATCTACCGAGGAACCCCATGAAGTTTTTGTTGTGTCATACCGTAAG GTGAAATCAACTTGTCCCGATTTTAAATCCCATTTTAAAAGCATCGAGCGATCCCTCATCATGAACATACTGAATGTCAATGTAAATCTTCACAGACCCGCtctattgaaaataaaagaatattGGTACAATTTGGCTAA CACTCTCGAAGACAATAATATTGTTGGTTTCGCAGCGAAGTTATTCCATAGCATCGTGCAGTGGAAAACAAAAGAGGATGACCCACCCATTCCCCCTG GTGCAATTAAACTGAATTATTCTGCAAGGCTTAGCGCGCTCGTTCTAAAATTTTGCGATAAAGACCTGGATTTGTTAGAAATTCAAATTTTGGGACTAGAGAACGATTGCATTTACAATGCTAACGAAAGAATGGTTTTGCGTGCACATCTTAGACATTTGTCCGTGGAAGATTTGAACGAGGAGACTCTTTATTCGAAA CTGTTGACTACAGACGAAGATAAAGTTCTTGATCTAAAATACGTAAGGCATATGCCAAGACTGTATACGTGTTCTGATATTGACACGAGTCAGGACGATGTAATGTCGGATGGAACATTTAAGCTTTCTATTGGGAGAATCAATTGTGTACTTATTTCTAAAATACTGCACGATTTAAAG cattttttaacaccattcaCTTCAACGTATTGTTTGTGgttaaaaaattatgtaatCAACAAGTTGATAAGTGGTATCAAGCAATTTAAAAGAAGCGCGACAAAGCTACATATTTTCATTGATATTCAAGGCCCAATACTTCTTCTGCCTCAGTGGAAGGATGTTTCAAGTAGTCTCCTAGTATTAAACACAG GTGTTCTGTCAgttgaaaattttttcaaaaagaTCGATCAATCCGTTCAAAGTATCAAAACACCTAGTAACGACACGTATCAATTGATAATTGATAATATCTTGGTGAAATTGAAGAACATGACTATATCTAGAGCGATTATGACATTGAGCCGCGACCTGATAATTCAA GAACCCATGGTTGAACCCGTGCATATTCACTTTGATATTAAGAGAAAAACCGAGTATCGTCGCGCaatggaatttcaaatatatggTTTATTTAATATACAAGGCTCCATAGATACAATATACATTAATTTAAGCCAGAGAGATTTGAAATCTATTATATTAGTGTGGAAagataatatttcaaaaattatacCGTTTGAAGATGCATATGAAAATGAGCCACATTCTATCATGGCTAGTCAACCCAAGAAATCTGATCACGAAGATGCGATGGTGAAAAAATTGGAAGATTTTCTCACTCATAATGAGAATTCTGTTTGCGAAATTAATTCAAAGCTAACTATGGATGGATTTCAACTGAACTTGTTTTTAGATCCAGAAGAG gtACTAAGTTCTCCGGTTCGTGACTTGAATCGTGGTTTATGTAGACTAATATTTGGAGAGATGATCGTTACGTACGCATTCTACAGTGATAAGAGTTTGAAGATGAAACTGTCTCTTCAAAGCTGTATGTTGCAAGACACCCGGAAAGGTTCTCATGTCATAAGAAC GATAATTCAGTCGCCTGCGAAACTAATAGGGGTGCAGCCCGAATCCTGTATATCCGTTTCCATGTCACCTATCGTTGACATCGCGTACACTTGTGCCCCGGCTGGAGAAAAATGTTTAGATGCATTGATTCAAGAATTTAGAATAAATTTGTCCGTACCATTTGTAATGCATTTAATACGATATATTACGGACTGTTTTCCAAGCGAACAGGTCGATGAAGGAATTATCAATCATGGTTATGAAAGCAACAATCAAACAGTA AGCAGGGATATTACCAGTGCAGAAAAAGATAAATTAAAATACGCACAATATTTTAAGGAAGAACCAG ATGCCTCTGTATCTGTGAGGATACATAAACCAGAGATTTTATTCTTCGGAGATCTGAAAGCAAGCAACGCACATGTAATTTTATTGCAAGCGGAGGTGACGATCGAAAGCAGCAGACACAGCTGTTCGTCGTCGATTATCTGCACTTTTACTGACGTCCGTGCTAAATCAAGAAGACAGGGAAATTATTCGAAACATACTTCGTATTGGTTACTAAGTCCTTGCGACATAGAAATTTGCAGAAAAGAAGAAGCGCCTGAATGTAACGTCCATTACATCGTCGCTGTGAACACTATTAATGTTCACCTCACTGCAGACATTGTACGCACATTTATTGAT ATACTGAACGAAATTACGAGTTTTGGTAGTAACTTAAAAAtagaagaaagatttcaaagtcAAGACACGAACATTCACACTAACTTGTGGACGCCAAAGAAAATATCAAATGTGCCATATAAGAAGCTTGCCGACG ATGATTCGAATCTAGTATGCGAATACAGTGAACAAGTGGTGACTTTTACTTTAAAACCGCTAGTAGTTCGCTTGTTACTAGAGATTGAATATTCGACAGAAAGGCTCCCTATTATAAAAATAGAGAGTATAGTCACAGCTTCGGTAAACGATTGGTTTAATGATTTCAATTTTGAATCCagtataaaattaaatgcaTTCTGTTATAATGCAGATTACAAAAGCTGGGAACCTTTAATCGATTTGTGTTCAGAAGATGATAGTAACTACAGATCATGGGAATTAATGTTAAAA ATGCGTCACGGTGAAGCTTTTATGATAAATTCTAGTTGGACCGATCCATATCAGCATATAAAACAGGATGCAtcgaaaaccaaaaaaagaagtCTTAGAAGTACCGATCAAGACATTACAGACATGGTTTTTATAACTCCGGATCATGCAACTATACCAAAACCAAACG AGACAGAATTATATTCAACATACGAAGAAGATTCTGACACAGATGATGATGAAAGACAGAGAAAATTAACGAGAACGTCtaactatttatttaacaataatagtAGCGGAGAAGAAGATACCGAAAGCGATGATTCTAGCACGAATGAAGACGAAGAACTTGAATTAACACCGGAATGCAACGCAGATTCTT TTGGTCCCCTTGGCCGGGAATCGATTAAATCAAACGATTTAGCAGTTTACATTACCGTATCCGCGGAAGACAAACTCAACGTTATCATTACTCCGAATTTAATTGCTGTAACGGATATTATTTTGAACGCATTTCAGCAAGCTACAAGCGGAATACCAATTATACTTACTAGTATTCAAAAATTGAATCTACAAAATTATATTGGCCACGAAAGTCGCATAGAGCTTCTCGCTGCGGAAGAC gaagatagcaaaaatgctACTCGCGTTATAGCGAGTCAAGACTTTCATGATACCGATTCACCGCCGAGTATTCCGAGTAGTCCAGAACCAGAGGCTCAATCGGTTCCCGGTAGCCCTCAGTGGAGTGAAAATGAAATGGATTTTATAGATCCAGACATAAATTTACAGAATTGTTCAATGCCAATCGGGGAAATATTTCAAGATGATTCATCGATTAGAATATATAAGACAATCACCGGAGAAGTATTACGTATTGTTTTTCAag GGTTTGACGATGTATTAGTATACTGTCCTAAAAGAAAAGGTTGCAATCTAATTCCACTTCGACCTATCAGGCACGAGGTTCGCTATCACTTAGTTATAGAAGCTACGATTGATAATTATTTGCATCGTACGATTACTGTGCGATCTCCTTTACag TTTCGAAATGAAACTTCTTATGCACTGGgtctttattataaaaaatcatTGTTGGATAAGTTAGGACTCACGTGTATCGGAAAATTTACAAATCCCTTTGACGACAACATTAGAATGACAATCATTGAACCTGATTCTACTTACAGTATTCCTTTATATATAGCTTATCACTTCCCTATACATATACTGCCTGCTTATTTAGA AAAGTACCAAGTCAGCGAAGAAGGGATTTTTTGGAAAGAATTAAGCACTACGATGAATTTAGCTAAGGATATCTGTTGCAAAATGAAAGAAGATGAAAGTAATTCGGTGTTTTGTGTAAAAGTCTCTTGCAACGAAGTTCCATTAACTATAAGACCAAGTTGTCAAGTACCGAACTACTTGATAAGCATTTATTCACCTCTTATTTTCAACAATCAGCTACCATTCGTTATTGATGTTAATATACCTATTATTAACTACGAATTGAAAATTGAGCCAGGAGAGAAGATTAATATGCATTCTTTGAATTGTAATAACGATATTCAATTTGTCTTTAAG ATTCCAAATTATTTGGGTGCGTACTGGACTGGTACATCAAAACTGAACACGAACTTAGAaagaaaattcattttaatGACTGCAGACAGTGAATCAGATTTAACAAAGCCATTCCTATTATGTATAGAACTGTGTAAAATTACAAGTTGGCACATCGTTATTCAGTCTCAGTATTGGATGATAAATAAATCTGGATTACCTTTGTTCATTCAG GAGTGTCATTCTCATGCAATCAATGAATTACCGGAAGAAGAACTAATAGTATTCTCtcagaaaaataacaaaaagagTACAGTTAGATTAAGAGCTCATCAATCGGAATGGTCGTTGCCATTTGGGCTAGAAGGGATCACTTCGATGTCTTTGATCGTATGCAAAGACACAGAACGTGGACGAAAATACCAAATTTTAACAGAAATTGAAAGTTCCCGTCTTTCGCCCAATTTTACCAAGATCATAACGTTTCTACCTTATTTCTATATTAGTAATAaactgaaaagaactttgaggtTTATGGAAGAAAACGATCAAGCAGACTTGTGGAACGATCTTCTATCTGGACAAAGCATGCCATTTTGGCCAGTCACGGAATCAATGAGAATGCGAATAAAATGGAGGAATAGTCAACTGGTATCTCAACACTTCAATATTACTCATTTGGGGAAAACAATATTGAGAATGGATAACGGC TCGGCAGTCAGGGTAGAAATCGAAGGTGGCATCAATTCCCCATTTTATGTTACGTTCCAAAAGTGTATGCCAGGCGATATACCCGTAAGAATAGATAATTTTTGTGATGATCTATTTTTAAAGATCAGTCAACACAATTTAGGACAAGTAGCCCTTATAAATCCCTTTCAAAGTCTGTTGTACACTTGGGATGATCCTACGAAGCCCAGGGAGCTTATTTGGAATGTatataacaataaaaaaactggATACAGtgcaaaattcgaaaag GACGGATACGGACAAGAGGTTGTACCCCTTGTGATTGTCGATAAATGTAATGGCGTACAATCTTCCACATCCTCCGTTAAACAGCTAAACAATAAATCAGCATGGCTAGAAACCAAATCTGGAAGTTTTAGTAGTAGTGAAAGCAATACGTGCGATGACGATATAAAATCGTCCAAACAGAAACAATCAGACGTAACGATAATTTATTGGGTAAGCTACATGGAAAGTAACCAGCGAGTTTTACTGTTCACACAGCACGAGACGGTATTTCTAAAAGCAAAAAATATCATTGATCCTGAATCCAGTAAAAAAGAGATATTCCTTTCTTTTGCTGGAATTGGCATTAGCATC GTGACAAAATCGAATGAAATTCTAAAGGAATTAGTGTACGCGAATATAACGAACTCTGCAGCTCACTGGGAACTTTACTTTGGTAGAAAATGGAAAAGTTTATCCTTAGAACTGAGTGCTTGGATTGAAAGCAAATAtgtaaatttttgtaaaaaggCGCAGTTAGATAATTTAATTGAT ATCGACCTTGTAAAAATGCACATGACCAAACCATTCTTTGGAAAGCTAAGAAGAACCTATTCCCCAGGAATTTGGTTACACTGCAGAAAATCTCTATCACTGACCTATTTGCAAGGCTACGTGCATAGAATACAG GTGGACAGTCAAATTCGCAACACTATGTTTCCAGTTGTCTTGTATTCAAATTTGCAGAAAAGTGTTATTAATTACGCGGGGAGTCATAAATTGAAGCATTGTATAGAATTTGCATGCTTGAAACAGAAGAAGTGGAATTATAATGTTTATAA AGGCATTTGTGTTATAATCAGAGAATTTGACTTGAATCTACAGGAAGGTTTCCTTCTGTCTTTGATCAACTTGATTCCAAGGAAACCAGAAACTAAATATTCTATTGCTGCAAAATTGAGAAAGGACGTTTCGAGCGTTCATATTTTGCCTTCCAACAAAAGTAATTAT AATTCAACTGTTAAGAGAAAGAATGTGATagaacatatgtatatttctcCAATCTTAATACGCTTAATATTGTTGGCTGATACAGAGAGacctaatatttataatattagtgATATTACAGATTACAAGAATATtgtcaaatttatttttgagTACTCTGAGAAGGGAGGATCTGAGAAGCATGCTGAATTCAG ACTCCCTTGTTATCAAAGAAGTTTTATCACAGTTGACAATACGGAACTTCTGTTGGATCTTTCGCGATCTTACGAGGCTCAAATTATTCAGCAATTTCAGGTTTTAATTCGTTCGACCACCGTCTTGGGAAACCAATACGGTTATAATTTTAAATCACCCGGAGACAACTTTTACGAGTCTAACACT TTGATCTTGTGTGGAGATGAAATAGCAGAAAAACTAAGCCACGAAGTGGCATGTCAATTGGGGTACGCTACCGCAGATACTAtacaaaattcgatttttaattttgatttcgaACTTCGTACAATTTCATCTAAG GTAAAAGAGCCATGCTTTCAAAATAAGGATGTACCTCCTTCGAATCCTTTGATTCGTACTTCGTTTTCTACAGAAATCGAACTAGAAACATGCAGCTTGGTAACTGCATTTATAAATA gtatccatcaaGAAGAGTTGAAGTATTTCTTCAAAACATTGGGAAAGAaaacatcaatattttttaataatgaaagtTCGTTACTCAAAGATTCGAAAATGATACCAGATATCATAAAAAG GGCACAAGAAATAGGTTATAAGTTTATATCTCGGATACGCTTACCACGCTATATCAATCCATACAAG GGAATTGAGATATTCTCAGCGCATAAAGCAAAAGGAATGCACTTTCTGAGTATAATAAACAAGAATCCCTGTGTCGAAATGGATACATATTGGGCGCATGCTGCTCTTTCTAATGATGGAAAACATATAGTTCTTGTGTCCTTGGA ACgattgtatttcattgaaaaaggATGTACATGGGGATCTTTAAATGTAAAGTGGACTTTAGAAACTCATCAGTTGCTGTCACCTTCGACCGTAGTTAACAATAAACTTATTCTACATGTAAACAAG AATGGAGGAGACACTTTATCACCCGTTgcggactggtatttggaaagCGAAGCAACAGATATTCTGGAGTGGCTATGCCAGAAAATAAATATAGCCATGATCCTGAATATGGAGAACAGTATATGTTCAAAGCAAGTTGTATAA